From one Streptomyces sp. 846.5 genomic stretch:
- a CDS encoding glycosyltransferase, with amino-acid sequence MSLRIVRLANFVTPVSGGLRTALHHLGAGYLAAGHRPVLVIPGPGHRDEETDQGRVITLPGRRVPGMGGYRVLLDRPALADLLAVLRPDRLEVSDRTTLRWTGGWARRHGVPAAMVSHESLDGLLRAWGLGESTARRASDRLNRGTARDYSAVICTTDWAAAEFHRLGARNVVRAPLGVDLERCHPRQRNAAARNHYARPGEVLLVLCSRLSPEKRPERALDAVAELRRRGVPAVLVVAGEGPLRARMEARVRSERLPVRMVGHIGSADALAALLASADVVLAPGPIETFGLAALEALACGTPVVVSASSALPQIVGDAGETAADTGPGFSDAVQRLLARPEADRRSRARDRAEQYGWDRAVAGFLAAHRIPQPVRGVMA; translated from the coding sequence ATGAGCCTGCGGATCGTACGCCTCGCCAACTTCGTCACCCCGGTCTCCGGGGGCCTGCGCACCGCGCTGCACCACCTGGGCGCGGGCTACCTCGCCGCCGGGCACCGCCCGGTGCTGGTGATCCCCGGCCCCGGTCACCGCGACGAGGAGACCGACCAGGGCCGGGTGATCACCCTGCCCGGGCGCCGGGTCCCGGGCATGGGCGGCTACCGGGTGCTGCTCGACCGGCCCGCCCTGGCCGACCTGCTGGCCGTGCTGCGCCCGGACCGGCTGGAGGTCTCCGACCGCACCACACTGCGCTGGACCGGCGGCTGGGCCCGGCGCCACGGGGTGCCGGCCGCGATGGTCTCCCACGAGAGCCTGGACGGGCTGCTGCGGGCCTGGGGCCTGGGGGAGTCCACCGCCCGCCGGGCCTCCGACCGGCTGAACCGGGGGACCGCCCGCGACTACAGCGCCGTCATCTGCACCACCGACTGGGCCGCCGCCGAGTTCCACCGGCTCGGCGCCCGCAATGTGGTCCGCGCCCCCCTGGGCGTCGACCTGGAACGCTGCCACCCCCGGCAGCGCAACGCCGCGGCGCGCAACCACTACGCACGCCCCGGCGAGGTGCTGCTGGTGCTCTGCTCGCGGCTCTCGCCGGAGAAGCGCCCCGAGCGCGCCCTGGACGCCGTCGCCGAACTGCGCCGCCGCGGCGTACCGGCCGTGCTGGTGGTGGCGGGGGAGGGCCCGCTGCGCGCCCGGATGGAGGCGCGGGTCAGGTCGGAACGGCTGCCGGTGCGGATGGTCGGCCACATCGGCTCCGCCGACGCCCTGGCGGCCCTGCTCGCCAGCGCCGACGTGGTGCTGGCGCCCGGGCCGATCGAGACCTTCGGCCTGGCCGCCCTGGAAGCCCTGGCCTGTGGCACCCCGGTCGTGGTCAGCGCTTCCTCCGCGCTGCCGCAGATCGTCGGCGACGCCGGCGAGACCGCGGCCGACACCGGCCCCGGCTTCTCTGACGCCGTGCAGCGACTGCTGGCCCGGCCCGAGGCCGACCGGCGGTCCCGGGCCCGCGACCGGGCCGAGCAGTACGGCTGGGACCGGGCCGTCGCCGGCTTCCTCGCCGCCCACCGCATACCGCAGCCCGTCCGAGGAGTCATGGCATGA
- a CDS encoding SGNH/GDSL hydrolase family protein — translation MTLLRVAALGDSLTEGLGDPAPGGGWRGWAALLAAGLAPLAEAVDLHNLAVSGARAADVARTQLPTALAHRPHLASVLVGANDTLRASYDIDAVTADLDAVMAELSAGGTVLLTACLPDPGRLLRLPGPLARPLARRMRSVNEVVHALSERYAAVHVHAAEADWIDDPRMWSVDRLHPSERGHRALAREFHTALAAHGTAAGPAPTPEPESAAPSRAAQTWWMATKGTRWVAERCTDLLPDLLRLAASEARQRDPLALDLAAARRTAAALAAVSGSDSGSSLRAVS, via the coding sequence ATGACGCTGCTCAGGGTCGCCGCGCTCGGCGACTCCCTCACCGAAGGCCTCGGCGACCCCGCGCCCGGCGGCGGCTGGCGCGGCTGGGCCGCCCTGCTCGCGGCCGGCCTGGCACCGCTGGCCGAGGCCGTCGACCTGCACAACCTCGCCGTCAGCGGTGCCCGGGCCGCCGACGTGGCCCGTACCCAGCTCCCGACCGCACTGGCGCACCGACCGCACCTCGCCTCCGTCCTGGTCGGCGCCAACGACACCCTGCGCGCCAGCTACGACATCGACGCGGTGACGGCCGACCTGGACGCCGTCATGGCCGAGCTCAGCGCGGGCGGCACCGTCCTGCTCACCGCCTGCCTGCCGGACCCCGGCCGGCTGCTGCGCCTCCCCGGCCCGCTCGCGCGTCCGCTGGCGCGCCGGATGCGCAGCGTCAACGAGGTCGTCCACGCCCTGAGCGAGCGCTATGCCGCCGTCCATGTCCACGCGGCCGAGGCCGATTGGATCGACGACCCGCGGATGTGGAGCGTGGACCGGCTGCACCCCAGCGAGCGTGGGCACCGTGCCTTGGCTCGCGAGTTCCATACCGCGCTGGCCGCGCACGGTACGGCTGCAGGCCCCGCCCCGACGCCCGAGCCCGAGAGCGCCGCACCGAGCCGGGCCGCCCAGACCTGGTGGATGGCCACCAAGGGCACCCGCTGGGTGGCCGAACGCTGCACCGACCTCCTCCCCGACCTGCTCCGCCTGGCCGCGTCCGAAGCCAGGCAGCGCGACCCCCTGGCCCTCGATCTCGCCGCCGCCCGCCGCACCGCGGCAGCCCTGGCCGCCGTGTCCGGTTCCGACTCCGGGAGCAGCCTGCGCGCCGTCAGCTGA
- a CDS encoding exo-alpha-sialidase, whose translation MGEVVLAVGTAKGLFLGRSRDREAWEWNEQPHFPMQGVYSVAIDRRGGTPRILVGADSSHWGPSVFHSDDLGATWQEPKQPAVSFPKSTGTSLERVWQLQPAGADQPTVVYAGTEPAALFRSEDRGESFSLVESLWKHPQRKDWGAGFGGQGMHTVLVDREDPRQLTVAVSTGGVYRSADGGESWAPSNTGVEARFQPDRNPEFGQCVHKIAVDAGDPSRLYLQNHGGVYRSDDSGGHWTPIDADLPADFGFAIAAHPRRAGTVYVFPLVADFERLPPGHRCRVYRSRDAGETWEPLSEGLPQEPHYGVVLRDALCLDDADPVGVYFGNRNGEVYGSADEGDSWRLLTEHLPAVLCVRAAKIG comes from the coding sequence ATGGGTGAGGTAGTACTGGCGGTCGGTACCGCCAAGGGGCTGTTCCTGGGACGCAGCCGGGACCGCGAGGCCTGGGAGTGGAACGAGCAGCCGCACTTCCCGATGCAGGGCGTGTACTCGGTGGCCATCGACCGCAGGGGCGGCACGCCGAGGATCCTGGTCGGCGCCGACAGCAGCCACTGGGGCCCCTCGGTGTTCCACTCCGACGACCTGGGCGCGACCTGGCAGGAGCCCAAGCAGCCCGCAGTGAGCTTCCCCAAGTCGACCGGGACCTCGCTGGAGCGGGTGTGGCAGCTCCAGCCGGCCGGCGCGGACCAGCCGACCGTCGTCTACGCCGGCACCGAGCCGGCGGCGCTGTTCCGGTCCGAGGACAGGGGCGAGTCGTTCTCGCTGGTGGAGAGCCTGTGGAAACATCCGCAGCGCAAGGACTGGGGCGCCGGCTTCGGCGGCCAGGGGATGCACACGGTCCTGGTCGACCGGGAGGACCCCCGGCAGCTCACCGTCGCGGTGTCGACCGGCGGCGTCTACCGCTCGGCGGACGGCGGGGAGAGCTGGGCGCCGTCGAACACCGGGGTGGAGGCCCGGTTCCAGCCGGACCGCAACCCGGAGTTCGGGCAGTGCGTGCACAAGATCGCGGTGGACGCCGGCGATCCGTCCCGGCTGTACCTGCAGAACCACGGCGGCGTCTACCGCAGCGACGACTCCGGCGGGCACTGGACCCCGATCGACGCCGATCTGCCGGCGGACTTCGGCTTCGCCATCGCGGCGCATCCGCGACGGGCGGGCACGGTCTATGTGTTCCCGCTGGTCGCCGACTTCGAGCGGCTGCCGCCCGGGCACCGCTGCCGGGTCTACCGCTCGCGCGATGCCGGGGAGACCTGGGAGCCACTGTCCGAGGGGCTGCCGCAGGAGCCGCACTACGGGGTGGTGCTGCGCGACGCGCTCTGCCTGGACGACGCCGACCCGGTGGGCGTCTACTTCGGCAACCGCAACGGCGAGGTCTACGGCAGTGCGGACGAGGGGGACAGCTGGCGATTGCTGACGGAGCATCTGCCCGCCGTGCTGTGCGTCCGGGCGGCGAAGATCGGTTGA
- a CDS encoding biotin-dependent carboxyltransferase family protein: protein MEVVRPGPLTTVQDGGRVGVAALGVPRAGALDPDARGLANRLVGNTPDAAVLEATLGGVALRALEPLLAAVVGAPAPVRVDGRAVAWGAPVPVPAGAVLAVGAPTSGLRCYLAVAGGFAVPPVLGSRSADLLAGLGPPPLAAGQLLPVGPPTGPPCWIDPLPLPAPPRELLLRLDLGPRADWFTPAALRTLDAGRWTVSSASNRVGLRLVGPALERLPGRGELPSEGMVLGAVQVPPDGLPVVFLADHPTTGGYPVLGVVPAADLTAAGQAVPGTPVRFTRSMR from the coding sequence ATGGAGGTGGTCCGGCCGGGACCGCTGACGACGGTTCAGGACGGCGGGCGCGTCGGCGTGGCCGCGCTCGGGGTGCCGCGCGCCGGGGCACTCGATCCGGACGCGCGCGGCCTGGCCAACCGGCTGGTCGGCAACACCCCGGACGCGGCGGTGCTGGAGGCCACTCTCGGCGGGGTCGCACTGCGGGCCCTGGAGCCGCTGCTGGCCGCGGTCGTCGGCGCACCCGCACCGGTGCGGGTCGACGGCAGGGCGGTGGCCTGGGGCGCTCCGGTGCCCGTGCCGGCCGGGGCGGTGCTGGCGGTGGGCGCGCCGACCAGCGGGCTGCGCTGCTACCTGGCGGTGGCCGGCGGTTTCGCCGTGCCGCCGGTGCTGGGCAGCCGGTCGGCGGACCTGCTGGCCGGGCTGGGACCGCCGCCGCTGGCCGCGGGGCAGCTGCTGCCGGTGGGGCCGCCGACCGGTCCGCCGTGCTGGATCGACCCGCTTCCGCTGCCCGCGCCCCCGCGCGAACTCCTGCTGCGGCTGGACCTCGGGCCGCGCGCCGACTGGTTCACCCCGGCGGCACTGCGGACCCTGGACGCCGGGCGCTGGACGGTCTCCTCCGCGTCCAACCGGGTCGGACTGCGGCTGGTCGGGCCTGCGCTCGAACGCCTGCCGGGCCGCGGCGAACTGCCGAGCGAGGGAATGGTGCTCGGCGCGGTGCAGGTGCCGCCGGACGGGCTGCCGGTGGTGTTCCTGGCCGACCACCCCACGACCGGGGGTTATCCGGTGCTGGGCGTGGTCCCGGCGGCCGATCTCACGGCGGCCGGACAAGCCGTTCCTGGAACACCCGTTCGATTCACTCGCTCAATGCGGTGA
- a CDS encoding allophanate hydrolase subunit 1, translating to MSVRILAAGRSALLLEVDSDAEVASLHKELINRQADGRLGQVAEIVPAARTVLLDGLARPELVAAQFEGWQPQPSAPPEGAVVTVPTRYDGEDLAEVAALWGVSAAEAVRIHTGGEYRVAFCGFAPGFAYLTGLPERYAVPRRATPRTRVPAGSVALAGGYTGVYPSASPGGWQLLGRTELPVWDLGRDPAALLLPGTRVRFVEQT from the coding sequence ATGAGCGTGCGGATCCTGGCGGCGGGGCGCTCGGCGCTGCTGCTGGAGGTCGACAGCGACGCGGAGGTGGCGTCGCTGCACAAGGAGTTGATCAACCGTCAGGCGGACGGGCGGCTGGGCCAGGTGGCCGAGATCGTGCCGGCCGCGCGGACCGTACTGCTGGACGGGCTGGCCAGGCCGGAGCTGGTCGCAGCCCAGTTCGAGGGGTGGCAGCCGCAGCCGTCGGCGCCGCCGGAGGGCGCCGTGGTCACCGTGCCGACCCGCTACGACGGCGAGGACCTGGCGGAGGTCGCGGCGCTGTGGGGGGTGTCCGCCGCCGAGGCGGTGCGGATCCACACCGGCGGCGAGTACCGGGTGGCGTTCTGCGGTTTCGCGCCCGGTTTCGCCTATCTGACCGGGCTGCCCGAGCGGTACGCCGTGCCGCGGCGGGCCACTCCGCGGACCCGGGTCCCGGCCGGCTCGGTGGCGCTGGCCGGCGGCTACACCGGGGTCTACCCCAGCGCCTCACCGGGCGGCTGGCAGCTGCTCGGGCGCACCGAGCTGCCGGTCTGGGACCTGGGGCGGGACCCCGCGGCGCTGCTGCTGCCGGGCACCCGGGTGCGTTTTGTGGAGCAGACGTGA
- a CDS encoding 5-oxoprolinase subunit PxpA, whose amino-acid sequence MVTIDLNADLGEGFGRWTLTDDEALLTVVTSANVACGFHAGDPSTIRRVCELAAERGVRIGAQVSYRDLAGFGRRSMEVPRRELADEIVYQLGALDLFARSAGTAVAYLKPHGALYNRVVWDQEQAGAVVDALLAHRRADGRALPVLGLPGSALLAAAEAAGLPVVAEAFADRAYTAQGTLLPRTEPGAVLHDPDAVVARAVRMARDGEVVAADGSLVTVLAASLCVHGDTPGAAALALRVREALVAAGVGVEAFV is encoded by the coding sequence ATGGTGACCATCGATCTCAACGCTGACCTGGGCGAGGGCTTCGGGCGCTGGACGCTGACCGACGACGAGGCCCTGCTGACCGTGGTCACCAGTGCGAACGTCGCCTGCGGCTTCCATGCGGGCGACCCTTCGACGATCCGCCGGGTGTGCGAACTGGCGGCGGAGCGCGGGGTGCGGATCGGGGCCCAGGTCTCCTACCGGGACCTGGCCGGCTTCGGGCGGCGGTCGATGGAGGTGCCGCGCCGGGAGCTGGCCGACGAGATCGTCTACCAGCTGGGCGCCCTGGACCTGTTCGCCCGGTCGGCCGGGACGGCGGTGGCCTATCTGAAGCCGCACGGCGCGCTCTACAACCGGGTGGTGTGGGACCAGGAGCAGGCGGGCGCCGTGGTGGACGCGCTGCTGGCCCACCGGCGGGCGGACGGGCGGGCGCTGCCGGTGCTCGGGCTGCCCGGCTCGGCACTGCTGGCGGCGGCGGAGGCGGCCGGACTGCCGGTGGTCGCCGAGGCCTTCGCGGACCGGGCCTACACGGCGCAGGGAACGCTGCTGCCGCGGACCGAGCCGGGGGCGGTGCTGCACGACCCGGACGCAGTGGTGGCCCGGGCGGTGCGGATGGCCCGGGACGGGGAGGTGGTCGCGGCGGACGGCAGCCTGGTCACGGTGCTGGCGGCCTCGCTGTGCGTGCACGGGGACACGCCTGGAGCGGCGGCGCTGGCGCTGCGGGTGCGGGAGGCGCTGGTCGCCGCCGGGGTGGGCGTGGAGGCGTTCGTATGA